Proteins encoded within one genomic window of Psilocybe cubensis strain MGC-MH-2018 chromosome 2, whole genome shotgun sequence:
- a CDS encoding ADP-ribosylation factor-like protein 3: protein MYHLLKGLHEHLTRKEEFSVIIIGLDGAGKTTFLEKIKTLYNEVPGLSPDKIGPTVGQNTGTIVLPSTILQFWDLGGQRGIRNIWHRYYGDCHAVVYVIDAEDRERLSEGWEVFDSVLSNPQILGLPLLLVANKQDSPQSLSVDEIRHDYEDWHQRKLESARRTRYGEADHNSSDAMRRERIASLDVMGVSALEGTGIRAAVDWLFIRVQNSRRDVKSTS from the exons ATGTATCATTTGTTGAAGGGTTTACATGAACACCTCACAAG GAAAGAAGAATTCTCTGTGATTATCATTGGCCTGGACGGGGCAGGCAAAACA ACATTCCTAGAGAAAATAAAGACCTTGTACAATGAAGTTCCTGGACTATCGCCTGACAAAATTGGACCCACTGTTGGCCAGAACA CTGGAACCATCGTCCTGCCCTCTACTATTCTACAATTCTGGGACTTGGGTGGACAGCGTGGAATACGCAATATCTGGCATCGATACTATGGTGACTGTCATGCCGTCGTCTATGTAATCGACGCAGAAGATCGTGAACGTCTAAGTGAGGGCTGGGAGGTATTCG ATAGCGTATTGTCTAATCCTCAGATTCTGGGTCTTCCGCTCCTTCTCGTGGCCAACAAGCAGGATTCCCCACAGAGCCTATCCGTTGATGAAATTCGGCACGACTATGAAGACTGGCATCAACGCAAGCTGGAAAGTGCTCGTCGCACACGCTACGGTGAGGCCGATCACAATAGCAGTGATGCTATGCGCAGAGAGCGTATAGCCAGTCTCGATGTAATGGGCGTGTCGGCCCTAGAAGG CACAGGCATCAGAGCCGCCGTCGATTGGCTTTTTATCCGGGTACAGAACAGCCGCAG AGACGTGAAAAGTACATCATAG
- a CDS encoding V-type proton ATPase subunit c'' yields MGYYSSYYSYGLPTFIIIFIALYLLFTGLVVRLYALKCSGEAFNVGRFLEESSPYAWATTGIGLCIGMSVLGAGWGIFITGSSLLGGGVRAPRITTKNLISIIFCEVVAIYGVIIGIVYSAKLTAIPSELLFTPENYFTGFAIFWGGLTVGACNMLCGICVGITGATAALADAADPDLFVKILIVEVFGSILGLFGLIVGLIMVGSTGDFKAAPGVAAAAQAVVSPFVH; encoded by the exons ATGGGCTATTATTCCTCATATTACTCGTATGGATTGCCTACCTTCATAATCATTTTTATAGCACTCTATTTGCTATTCACAGGTCTTGTCGTTCGACTATATGCGTTGAAAT GCTCTGGAGAAGCATTCAATGTCGGTCGTTTCCTCGAAGAATCTAGCCCATACGCATGGGCGACAACAGGCATTGGCCTTTGCATTGGCATGAGTGTTCTTGGTGCCGGATG GGGAATCTTTATTACAGGGTCATCACTACTGGGTGGAGGTGTACGAGCACCTCGAATTACAACCAAAAATCTGATCAG CATTATCTTCTGCGAAGTTGTCGCCATTTACGGAGTC ATCATTGGTATTGTGTACTCTGCCAAATTGACGGCTATCCCATCCGAGCTGCTCTTCACTCCTGAAAATTACTTCACTGGATTTGCCATTTTCTGGGGCGGTCTGACTGTTGGGGCTTGCAATATGTTATGCGGTATCTGCGTAGGCATCACTGGAGCGACGGCTGCCCTTGCAGATGCAGCAGACCCTGATTTGTTCGTCAAAATTCTGATTGTGGAAGTCTTTGGCAGTATTTTGGGACTTTTCGGGCTAATTG TTGGCTTGATCATGGTGGGCTCAACAGGTGACTTCAAAGCTGCGCCTGGCGTCGCTGCGGCGGCGCAGGCTGTTGTCTCTCCATTTGTTCACTAG
- a CDS encoding Ribosomal lysine N-methyltransferase 4, which yields MPSPEMQAFFSWFQSNDGYIDTAAMDVMDFPASEGGRGAIALVDIPENHTVFSIPRKLLLTPRTSALPAKMGERAWKKTFELHRGWAGLILCMMWEAAQGAQSKWCSYFEMMPTTFDTPMFWSEDELAELKGTSVVDKLGKDDAEKTYAEKVLPAIQSRPDLFAQEDIPTLYSLDVFHMMGTRIQSRSFTVEKDESELADAGQDQDVGNASMGSAMDVDEPEATGHEHEDGAVDEHNEDDDEGEDEDGDEADEDDNTEIAMVPLADILNARYKSENVRLFYEPECLKMVSTRVIKAGEQIWNTYGDPPNAELLRAYGHVDWLPLPFTSKSESGNAQEQEYGNPGDVLEIRADLVVQCVLDELNANANVGGGNSPMTMDDMEPRIDWWMEDVGEDVFVLEHPLADTDASQSSTADPKQRLVQTLTPSLLAFIRLLSLPAADFARAQQKDKMPKPGADARALRVARAVLVRRAGMYVGGGVLEDKAALGALDAVPVSVGDVGKRRRRHAIMVRLGEKRVLEALLGVVDEAAGWVEKEEGAGAKDEKKNKRKAAKDEDAEGGRKKRR from the exons ATGCCTTCACCCGAGATGCAAGCGTTCTTCTCGTGGTTCCAGTCGAATGACGGGTATATCGACACGGCTGCGATGGACGTTATGGACTTCCCAGCGTCAGAAGGCGGACGCGGCGCGATCGCGCTCGTCGACATCCCC GAAAACCACACCGTGTTCTCGATCCCGCGTAAGCTGCTGCTCACACCGCGCACGAGCGCACTGCCTGCCAAGATGGGCGAGCGCGCGTGGAAGAAGACGTTCGAGCTGCATCGCGGCTGGGCAGGCCTCATCCTATGCATGATGTGGGAGGCGGCACAAGGCGCACAGTCGAAATGGTGTTCTTACTTTG AGATGATGCCTACGACGTTTGATACGCCTATGTTCTGGAGTGAAGACGAGCTGGCGGAGCTTAAGGGAACATCGGTGGTAG ACAAATTAGGAAAAGACGACGCCGAAAAAACCTACGCTGAAAAAGTGCTCCCCGCGATCCAG AGCCGTCCGGATCTGTTTGCGCAAGAGGACATTCCGACGCTGTACTCGCTCGACGTGTTTCATATGATGGGCACGCGTATCCAGTCGCGCAGCTTCACGGTTGAGAAGGATGAGAGCGAGCTTGCTGATGCGGGACAGGACCAGGATGTGGGTAACGCGAGCATGGGCAGTGCGATGGACGTTGATGAGCCGGAAGCGACTGGCCACGAGCATGAAGATGGTGCCGTGGATGAACACaacgaggacgatgacgagggagaggatgaagatggagatgaaGCTGACGAAGATGATAATACTGAAATTGCCATGGTCCCGCTTGCTGATATCCTCAACGCGCGATATAAGTCTGAAAAT GTCCGCCTGTTCTACGAACCTGAGTGCTTGAAGATGGTTTCGACGCGAGTGATAAAAGCCGGAGAACAAATC TGGAACACGTACGGCGACCCACCAAACGCGGAGCTCCTGCGAGCTTATGGACACGTCGACTGGCTTCCCCTGCCTTTCACATCTAAAAGCGAAAGCGGAAATGCGCAAGAGCAGGAGTACGGCAACCCCGGGGACGTGCTCGAGATCCGCGCGGACCTCGTCGTGCAGTGTGTGCTGGACGAGCTgaacgccaacgccaatgTGGGCGGAGGGAACAGTCCAATGACGATGGACGACATGGAGCCGCGGATCGACTGGTGGATGGAGGACGTAGGCGAAGA TGTATTCGTGCTGGAACATCCCCTAGCGGACACCGACGCCTCTCAGAGCAGCACGGCCGATCCAAAACAGCGCCTCGTACAAACACTCACCCCCTCCCTCCTCGCATTCATCCGCCTGCTCAGCCTACCCGCCGCCGACTTTGCGCGCGCGCAGCAAAAGGACAAAATGCCCAAGCCAGGCGCGGACGCGCGGGCGCTGCGCGTCGCGCGCGCCGTGCTCGTGCGCAGAGCTGGGATGTATGTGGGTGGCGGGGTGCTGGAGGATAAGGCGGCGCTTGGTGCGTTGGATGCTGTGCCGGTGTCGGTGGGGGATGtggggaagaggaggaggagacatGCGATTATGGTGCGGTTGGGCGAGAAGCGCGTGTTGGAGGCGCTTTTGGGTGTTGTGGATGAGGCGGCTGGGTGGGTtgagaaagaggagggcgCCGGGGCCAAGgacgagaagaagaataagCGCAAGGCGGCAAAGGACGAGGACGCAGAAGGCGGGCGGAAGAAGAGGCGGTAA